A single genomic interval of Carettochelys insculpta isolate YL-2023 chromosome 16, ASM3395843v1, whole genome shotgun sequence harbors:
- the GRIFIN gene encoding grifin, producing the protein MALRFEASYPEGLCPGWSVVVKGETSSNANMFEINFLCNAGDQIAFHFNPRFSDSKIICNSFLSNRWGPEEVIDTFPLKAKEPFQIEIYSDPDYFHVSIDENKILQYKHREKQLSAITKLQVVNDVRISSMEITKKGLY; encoded by the exons ATGGCACTGCGG TTCGAGGCATCATACCCAGAGGGGCTGTGTCCTGGTTGGAGCGTGGTAGTTAAAGGTGAAACAAGCTCCAATGCAAACAT GTTTGAAATTAACTTCCTCTGCAATGCAGGAGACCAAATTGCTTTCCACTTTAACCCTCGCTTCTCTGACTCCAAAATCATCTGCAACTCCTTCCTGTCCAACCGCTGGGGGCCAGAAGAAGTAATTGACACCTTCCCCCTTAAAGCAAAGGAACCTTTCCAG ATTGAAATCTACTCAGACCCAGACTATTTCCACGTTTCCATTGATGAAAACAAAATTCTCCAGTACAAGCACCGGGAGAAACAGCTCTCAGCTATCACCAAACTGCAAGTTGTGAATGATGTCAGAATCTCTTCAATGGAAATCACCAAAAAAGGCCTTTATTAG